In Micromonospora sp. NBC_01813, the following are encoded in one genomic region:
- a CDS encoding ThuA domain-containing protein, with the protein MGTGPRTGDQRRRAGLLGCLAALVLLGCTGPADEAGQERPGGNGQQSGEPGEDAYRVLVYSRTTGFRHDSIPAGVAAVGELGAAHGFAVDATEDPAEFTPDNLRRYAAVIFLNTSGDVLDDAGRTAFEAYIGDGGGFVGVHAAADTEHHWPFYGELVGAYFARHPQVQPATVEVVDRTHPATAHLPARWERTDEWYDYQADPTGARILATLDETSYTGAEMGQPHPHVWCKTHAGGRAFYTGGGHTIESYAEPQFRAHLLGGIRYAAGQLPGDCSSANYP; encoded by the coding sequence ATGGGCACCGGTCCGCGTACCGGCGACCAGCGGCGGCGGGCCGGCCTGCTCGGCTGCCTCGCGGCACTGGTGCTGCTCGGCTGCACCGGGCCCGCCGACGAGGCCGGGCAGGAGCGTCCGGGCGGCAACGGCCAGCAGTCCGGTGAGCCCGGCGAGGACGCGTACCGGGTGCTGGTCTACAGCCGGACCACCGGCTTCCGGCACGATTCGATCCCGGCCGGGGTCGCCGCCGTCGGCGAACTCGGCGCGGCGCACGGCTTCGCCGTCGACGCCACCGAGGACCCGGCCGAGTTCACCCCCGACAACCTGCGCCGGTACGCCGCCGTGATCTTCCTCAACACCAGCGGTGACGTGCTCGACGACGCCGGCCGGACGGCCTTCGAGGCGTACATCGGCGACGGAGGCGGCTTCGTCGGCGTGCACGCGGCCGCTGACACCGAGCACCACTGGCCCTTCTACGGTGAACTGGTCGGCGCCTACTTCGCCCGCCACCCGCAGGTGCAGCCGGCCACCGTCGAGGTCGTCGACCGGACGCACCCGGCGACCGCGCACCTGCCGGCGCGGTGGGAACGCACCGACGAGTGGTACGACTACCAGGCCGATCCGACCGGTGCGCGGATTCTCGCCACCCTCGACGAGACCAGCTACACCGGCGCCGAGATGGGGCAGCCGCACCCGCACGTCTGGTGCAAGACACACGCCGGGGGCCGCGCCTTCTACACCGGTGGCGGGCACACCATCGAGTCGTACGCCGAGCCACAGTTCCGCGCCCACCTGCTCGGCGGTATCCGCTACGCCGCAGGCCAGCTGCCCGGTGACTGCAGTTCGGCAAACTATCCATGA